From the Trichocoleus desertorum ATA4-8-CV12 genome, the window TCGGCATGCCCCAACACCGGAATCCGCGTATTGTCTTGGACGAAGCGCACGAAGGAATTGGAGCCTCTAGGAATGATCAAATCCACATATTGATCGAGCTTGAGTAACTCCAAGGTTTCTTCGCGGGTGGTCAAAAGTTGCACGACAGATGGATCAATTTCAGTCTGTGTCAATCCTGCATGAATGGCTTTCACCAACGCTTCGCAGGAACGCACTGCTTCTTGGCCCCCTTTGAGGATCACACCATTTCCCGATTTGATCGCCAGTGAGGAAATCTGCATCACGGCATCAGGACGAGCTTCGAAAATTACGCCCAACACGCCCAAGGGACAAGAAACCCGCTTCATCACTAAGCCTTGATCGAGTTCGCGGTGAATTTGCACCTGTCCCACCGGATCAGTTAAGCGCCCGACATCTCTAACTCCAGCGATCGCCGCTTGCAGTTTGTTTTCGTCTAGCTTTAAGCGAGCATAGAGAGAGTTACTAATACCAGCAGTCTGAGCCGCTTCGCAATCAGCAGCATTGGCAGCCAAAATTTCTGGAGCGGCAGCTTCTAAGGCTTGGGCGATCGCTTCAATCGCTTGATTTTTCGCTTTGGCTGGCAAGGTCGCCAACTTACGTGCAGCTTGACGGGTTTGCCGAGCCAGATCGGGAAGAGACAGGGAAGCAACTTGAGACGCGATCATAGGTTTGGGTAGAGAGCCACAAACAAGCCAAAGTTTAGCAAATCTCGACTTGTCCTTTAAATCCTAACGGGGAATGCTGTCTCTCCATCACTCCTCTGACTTTTTCTCCTAATCTTGCTTTTTCTTCTAGAAATGTATGCCTAAATTTGCCACCTATCTCCACCCTCAA encodes:
- a CDS encoding glutamate-5-semialdehyde dehydrogenase, with amino-acid sequence MIASQVASLSLPDLARQTRQAARKLATLPAKAKNQAIEAIAQALEAAAPEILAANAADCEAAQTAGISNSLYARLKLDENKLQAAIAGVRDVGRLTDPVGQVQIHRELDQGLVMKRVSCPLGVLGVIFEARPDAVMQISSLAIKSGNGVILKGGQEAVRSCEALVKAIHAGLTQTEIDPSVVQLLTTREETLELLKLDQYVDLIIPRGSNSFVRFVQDNTRIPVLGHADGICHLYVDKAADIKKAVAIAVDSKIQYPAACNAIETLLVHQAIASEFLLEAAPALQSKNVELRGDERTRAILNIAAATEADWSTEYSDLILSIKVVDDLAAAIDHINTYGSRHTEAIATEDPKAAAQFLAEVDAAGVYQNCSTRFADGFRYGFGAEVGISTQKMPPRGPVGLEGLVTYKYEITGDGHIAATYSGSNAKPFTHRDL